A genomic stretch from Desulfohalobium retbaense DSM 5692 includes:
- the treZ gene encoding malto-oligosyltrehalose trehalohydrolase, which produces MNVVQELGAWYAPEATRFTVWAPLRSSVELRLFDPEERRVEMAFAAGDGCWRAEVPDVAPGTRYSFVLDGDLERPDPASFAQPDGVHGPSVVVDHFSETRSAASWAGPQWEESVFYELHVGTFTEQGTFEAIIGRLPSLKDLGVTCLSLMPVAHFPGQRNWGYDGVYPFAAHTTYGGVQGLKRLADACHSLGLGIVLDVVYNHFGPEGNYLRDFGPYFTDVYHTPWGEAVNFDGPYSDGVRKYCIENALYWLKTCDLDGLRLDAVHAIYDAAAVPFLEELTREVDALSLDSGRQRWLIAESDRNDARFLRPSEQGGLGLHAQWNDDFHHALHALVTGERHGYYQDFGRVEDLGQAWRQNYVYSGQYSPFRKRRHGNCAVDRAKSQFVVCSQNHDQVGNRLRGDRLSTMVSFETLKVVAAALCLSPFQPMLFMGQEYGEKRPFPYFIDHTDPKLVQAVRQGRKKEFQAFWRGTPLDPKAETTFTSAVLNWETQDERARQLWAWYKRLLALRRSHPVLGPDMAVAREVRESATPACLWVHARRAETEVVLYFAFGDQPEAPAPWELPEGTWQRLEDSSARRWGGPGTHGPEELCHPQAPQFHARQVQLWERVARKE; this is translated from the coding sequence ATGAACGTGGTTCAGGAATTGGGCGCCTGGTATGCGCCGGAAGCGACCCGATTTACGGTCTGGGCGCCGTTGCGGTCATCCGTTGAGCTGCGGCTTTTCGACCCTGAGGAGCGTCGCGTGGAAATGGCGTTTGCCGCCGGAGACGGCTGCTGGCGGGCCGAGGTGCCCGATGTGGCTCCCGGTACACGGTACTCCTTTGTCCTCGACGGGGACCTCGAACGGCCGGATCCGGCCTCTTTCGCCCAGCCCGACGGGGTTCACGGTCCCTCGGTCGTCGTGGACCATTTCTCGGAGACACGGAGTGCGGCAAGTTGGGCCGGTCCGCAATGGGAGGAGTCGGTTTTTTACGAACTCCATGTCGGGACATTTACGGAGCAGGGGACCTTTGAAGCCATTATCGGCCGACTTCCGTCGCTCAAGGACCTGGGAGTGACCTGTCTCAGTCTCATGCCGGTGGCCCACTTCCCCGGTCAGCGCAACTGGGGGTATGACGGTGTCTATCCCTTCGCAGCCCATACCACATATGGCGGGGTGCAGGGATTGAAACGCTTGGCGGACGCCTGCCACAGTCTCGGCCTGGGGATTGTTCTCGATGTCGTCTACAACCATTTCGGACCCGAGGGGAATTATTTGCGCGATTTCGGGCCCTATTTCACGGATGTCTACCACACGCCCTGGGGGGAGGCGGTTAATTTTGACGGCCCTTACAGCGATGGGGTGCGCAAATATTGTATTGAAAACGCGTTGTACTGGCTTAAGACCTGTGATCTGGACGGATTACGCCTGGACGCGGTTCACGCCATTTATGATGCTGCGGCCGTGCCTTTTCTCGAAGAGCTCACTCGCGAGGTTGACGCCCTTTCGCTGGACAGCGGTCGCCAGCGGTGGCTCATCGCGGAATCCGACCGGAATGATGCGCGTTTTCTTCGCCCTTCCGAGCAGGGTGGCCTCGGCCTGCATGCCCAATGGAACGATGATTTCCACCATGCCCTGCACGCCTTGGTGACCGGGGAGAGGCATGGCTATTATCAAGATTTCGGGCGGGTGGAGGATCTGGGCCAAGCTTGGCGGCAAAATTATGTCTACAGCGGGCAGTATTCGCCGTTTCGTAAGCGCCGCCACGGTAACTGCGCTGTGGACCGGGCCAAATCGCAATTTGTGGTTTGCAGCCAGAATCACGATCAGGTCGGCAATCGGTTGCGCGGTGACCGTCTGAGCACGATGGTCTCCTTCGAGACCCTCAAGGTGGTAGCCGCGGCCCTGTGTCTGAGCCCCTTTCAGCCTATGCTGTTCATGGGCCAGGAATATGGGGAAAAGCGGCCGTTTCCCTATTTCATCGACCATACCGATCCAAAGCTTGTGCAGGCTGTTCGCCAGGGCCGGAAAAAAGAATTTCAGGCCTTTTGGCGTGGCACGCCCCTTGATCCCAAGGCCGAGACAACCTTTACCAGCGCGGTTCTCAACTGGGAGACCCAAGACGAGCGGGCCCGGCAATTGTGGGCCTGGTACAAGCGCCTCCTTGCCTTGCGCCGGTCGCATCCGGTCCTGGGGCCGGATATGGCCGTGGCCCGAGAAGTCCGCGAAAGTGCGACGCCGGCGTGCTTGTGGGTCCATGCCCGGCGGGCAGAGACTGAAGTGGTGCTGTACTTCGCCTTTGGGGACCAGCCGGAAGCGCCGGCGCCCTGGGAGCTGCCTGAAGGAACGTGGCAGCGGTTGGAGGACAGCAGCGCCCGTCGTTGGGGCGGTCCGGGAACGCACGGTCCGGAAGAACTTTGCCACCCCCAGGCCCCGCAATTCCACGCCCGGCAGGTCCAGCTCTGGGAGAGAGTAGCGAGGAAAGAATAG
- a CDS encoding DUF3536 domain-containing protein produces the protein MSGSICIHGHFYQPPRENPWLEEVELQESAHPYHDWNDRVTDECYAPNTAARILDGKRRIIDLVNTYAHISFNFGATLLSWMERHRPEVYEAILEADRQSLQRFGGHGSALAQVYNHMIMPLANKRDKATQVYWGLRDFERRFDRTPEGMWLPETAADTDSLDVLAEMGIQFTILAPSQAKKVRLLDETSWEDVDGGRVDPKFPYRCHLPSGRSIVVFFYDGPISQDVAFGGLLHNGEEFAHRLLGAFDPKEENGQLVHIATDGETYGHHHRLGDMALAYCLHYIREYTDTEVTIYGAHLAQHPPQREAMIKEQSSWSCVHGVERWRGNCGCHSGLNPGWQQKWRKPLRQGLDWVRDSVAPVYAAEASRIFLDPWQARDAYIERLFDKDWDATAVFLEEQAGRILTQQERVQALKLLEMQRYAMLMYASCGWFFDEISGIETTQILMYADRVLQLAEETAGLDLENGFLEYLEQAPSNVLAYGHGAEVFRRLVAPAKLDLLRVGAHYAISSLFESDLEQIRIYCYSVQCEDFQRQEAGALKLGTGRARIVAEITGESASFGFAALHLGDHNVIAGIRQARESGDFEAMRKDLGAAFSRSDVPELVRSMDAHFEDRYTLWHLFKDPQQKVLDEIMRATLDEVGVNLRQIVDANYTLINFLRDMPRPLPKPLAVSAEYVLNEDLRWILEQDLPDLERFEELVQQMQRWEIPLARQDLRYRASWRIGALFERLREKPQDTVLLTDIERLIRLLRELGLQVDLWKAQNVYFSLTQDWLEAMRQRVQDGEPEAKSWVAVVERLGGLLEVCAA, from the coding sequence ATGTCCGGTTCGATTTGCATACATGGCCATTTTTATCAGCCGCCGCGGGAAAATCCGTGGCTGGAAGAAGTCGAATTGCAGGAATCGGCGCATCCGTATCATGACTGGAACGACCGGGTCACCGACGAATGTTACGCCCCCAACACCGCAGCCCGGATCCTGGACGGCAAGCGCCGGATCATCGACCTGGTCAACACCTACGCCCATATCAGTTTCAACTTCGGAGCGACACTGCTTTCCTGGATGGAGCGCCACCGGCCCGAGGTTTACGAGGCCATCCTCGAAGCTGACCGGCAGAGCCTGCAACGGTTTGGAGGCCACGGTTCCGCCCTGGCCCAGGTTTACAACCACATGATCATGCCTCTGGCCAATAAACGGGACAAGGCGACCCAAGTCTATTGGGGGTTGCGGGATTTTGAGCGCCGTTTTGACCGCACACCAGAGGGCATGTGGCTGCCGGAGACCGCCGCAGATACAGATTCTTTGGATGTTCTGGCGGAGATGGGCATTCAGTTCACCATCCTGGCTCCTTCGCAGGCCAAGAAGGTTCGGTTGTTGGACGAGACGTCCTGGGAGGACGTCGACGGCGGCCGTGTGGACCCCAAGTTCCCGTATCGATGCCATTTGCCTTCCGGGCGCTCCATCGTCGTTTTTTTCTATGACGGGCCGATCTCCCAGGATGTGGCCTTCGGCGGTCTGCTCCACAATGGCGAGGAGTTTGCTCACCGGCTCCTGGGAGCTTTCGATCCCAAGGAAGAAAACGGCCAGCTGGTGCATATCGCCACTGACGGCGAGACCTACGGCCACCACCACCGTCTGGGGGATATGGCCCTGGCCTATTGTCTGCACTACATCCGGGAGTACACCGATACCGAGGTCACGATTTACGGGGCCCATTTGGCCCAGCACCCTCCGCAGCGCGAGGCAATGATCAAGGAGCAGAGTTCCTGGAGCTGCGTCCACGGTGTGGAACGGTGGCGGGGGAATTGCGGCTGCCACAGCGGTCTTAACCCCGGGTGGCAGCAAAAATGGCGTAAACCCTTGCGCCAAGGCCTGGACTGGGTCCGGGACAGCGTCGCTCCTGTGTACGCCGCAGAGGCCTCCCGGATTTTTCTTGATCCCTGGCAGGCCAGAGACGCGTATATCGAGCGGCTTTTCGACAAGGACTGGGACGCCACGGCTGTGTTTCTTGAAGAGCAGGCCGGGCGGATTCTGACCCAGCAGGAACGGGTCCAGGCCTTGAAATTGCTGGAAATGCAGCGCTACGCCATGCTCATGTATGCGAGCTGCGGTTGGTTTTTCGATGAGATTTCAGGCATCGAGACGACCCAGATTTTGATGTACGCCGACCGTGTGCTCCAATTGGCTGAGGAGACCGCGGGGCTGGATCTTGAGAACGGATTCCTGGAATATCTCGAGCAGGCCCCCTCCAACGTGCTCGCCTACGGTCACGGCGCGGAGGTCTTCCGTCGCCTGGTCGCTCCAGCCAAGCTCGATTTGCTCCGCGTTGGGGCCCATTACGCCATTTCGTCCCTGTTCGAGTCTGATCTCGAGCAGATTCGCATTTATTGCTATTCCGTGCAGTGCGAAGATTTCCAGCGGCAGGAGGCCGGGGCTCTCAAGCTCGGCACGGGCCGGGCACGTATTGTGGCCGAGATCACCGGGGAAAGCGCGTCTTTCGGGTTCGCCGCCCTGCACCTAGGGGACCACAATGTCATCGCCGGGATTCGGCAGGCCCGTGAGAGCGGTGACTTCGAAGCCATGCGCAAGGATCTGGGCGCCGCATTCAGTCGCAGTGATGTCCCGGAATTGGTGCGGAGCATGGATGCCCATTTTGAGGACCGCTATACCTTGTGGCACCTGTTCAAGGATCCGCAGCAAAAGGTCCTGGATGAGATCATGCGAGCCACCCTGGACGAGGTCGGGGTCAATTTGCGGCAGATTGTGGACGCCAATTACACCTTGATCAATTTCTTGCGCGATATGCCCCGACCGTTGCCCAAACCCCTTGCCGTATCCGCGGAATATGTTCTCAATGAGGATCTGCGGTGGATCCTGGAGCAGGATCTGCCCGATCTGGAGCGGTTCGAGGAACTGGTACAGCAAATGCAACGCTGGGAGATCCCTTTGGCCAGACAGGATTTGCGCTATCGGGCAAGCTGGCGGATCGGGGCCCTTTTCGAGCGTTTGCGCGAAAAGCCGCAGGACACCGTTTTACTGACCGATATTGAACGGTTGATCCGTCTGTTGCGCGAACTCGGCCTTCAGGTCGATCTGTGGAAAGCGCAGAATGTCTATTTCTCTTTGACCCAGGATTGGCTGGAGGCCATGCGCCAGCGGGTTCAGGATGGTGAACCGGAGGCGAAGTCCTGGGTCGCGGTGGTCGAGCGGCTGGGCGGATTGCTGGAGGTGTGCGCCGCATGA
- the treS gene encoding maltose alpha-D-glucosyltransferase: MALQKMIPVTQDPQWYKDAVIYEVPVKSFCDSNGDGIGDFRGLLHKLDYLERLGVTALWLLPFYPSPLKDDGYDIAEYFSVHKDYGQLQDFKAFLREAHQRGLKVITELVINHTSSDHLWFKKSRQAEPGSYWRDFYVWSDTPNRYEDARIIFKDFEQSNWTWDPVAGAYYWHRFYSHQPDLNFDNPEVQKAVFEALDFWLDMGVDGLRLDAIPYLYEREGTNCENLPETHAFLKKLRAHVDARHRNKMLLAEANQWPEDAVAYFGDGDECHMSFHFPIMPRIFMSLWMEDRFPLIDMIEQTPEIPAGCQWALFLRNHDELTLEMVSDEERDYMYRVYASDPRARINLGIRRRLAPLMHNNRRKLELLTLLLLSLPGTPVLYYGDEIGMGDNFFLGDRNGVRTPMQWTPDRNAGFSTANPQQLYLPVIHDPEYHFQSINVENQEKNPSSLLWWMRRVIAMRRRFRAFSRGAIDFLLPDNEKVLTFIRSYGEEHILVVVNLSRFSQSVRLDLSEYAGRVPEELFSGNRFPEIGEDPYPLTLGFNDYFWFVLREPQSRLQTPQGPPRLEMDTDWKHLLHGTFREYLEMEVLPRFLRQSRWFGSKAKTMRHLQVVEDVNMGHNGEKTHLLVVRVDYTEGGMEHYLLPLSYTDRAEAESLLQEHPQAVIAYLELQDSSGVLYDGLFSASFRTVLLEMILGQRKKSGPGGEVHGVRGRCLKSLIKDGHHIPASRVLAAEQSNSSILYGQSVILKLYRRLEQGTNPDAEITRHLGRLRHGPKVPGFAGLLEYRREDQEPVTLGLAQQYVPSRGDAWTFVLSELDSFWDRVARDETRWQGPEPGWLPRAGNAAMPEELLDRVGQEFLDKIELLGRRTGELHRALTDSDPESPFAPEPFSKLYQRSLYQSVRYQVRKTLHSVRRHLDELPEAIRPQAEALLVNEHLVLERLGGLTAHRVEAQKIRIHGDYHLGQVLYTGEDFWIIDFEGEPARPLSERRLKRSPLRDVAGMLRSFDYAVHTSLSRQESGVTSAVGRSWTAPWYAAVCRTYLRGYLDQVEDAAFVPRDPEDIWRLLEGFLIEKAVYEVGYEANNRPHWIWLPLGGLLRLLGKEPDVDS; the protein is encoded by the coding sequence ATGGCTTTGCAGAAGATGATCCCCGTGACCCAGGACCCCCAATGGTACAAAGACGCCGTGATTTATGAAGTGCCGGTGAAGTCCTTTTGTGACAGCAACGGGGACGGCATTGGCGATTTCCGGGGGCTTTTGCATAAACTGGATTACCTCGAGCGCCTGGGGGTGACGGCGTTGTGGCTGTTGCCGTTTTATCCTTCCCCGCTCAAGGATGACGGATACGATATCGCGGAGTATTTTTCCGTGCACAAGGATTACGGTCAGCTACAAGATTTCAAAGCCTTTTTGCGTGAAGCCCATCAACGGGGATTGAAGGTCATCACTGAATTGGTCATTAATCACACATCCAGCGATCACCTGTGGTTCAAGAAATCCCGCCAAGCCGAACCCGGCAGCTATTGGCGCGATTTTTACGTCTGGAGCGACACGCCCAATCGGTACGAAGACGCGCGGATCATCTTCAAGGATTTTGAACAATCGAACTGGACCTGGGACCCTGTAGCTGGCGCCTATTATTGGCACCGGTTCTATTCGCATCAGCCGGACCTCAATTTCGACAACCCTGAAGTCCAAAAGGCGGTCTTCGAGGCCCTGGATTTCTGGCTGGATATGGGCGTCGACGGTCTGCGGCTGGACGCGATCCCCTATCTCTACGAACGTGAGGGGACGAATTGCGAGAATCTTCCGGAAACCCACGCGTTTTTGAAAAAGCTCCGGGCCCATGTCGATGCCAGACATCGGAACAAGATGCTCCTGGCTGAGGCCAACCAATGGCCGGAAGATGCGGTGGCCTATTTTGGCGACGGCGACGAATGCCACATGTCTTTCCACTTTCCGATCATGCCGCGCATCTTCATGTCCCTGTGGATGGAAGACCGCTTCCCCTTGATCGACATGATTGAGCAGACACCGGAGATTCCGGCCGGGTGCCAGTGGGCGCTGTTTTTGCGCAACCATGACGAACTCACCTTGGAAATGGTCTCTGACGAAGAGCGGGACTATATGTACCGCGTCTATGCCAGCGACCCCCGGGCACGGATCAATCTGGGCATTCGGCGGCGACTGGCCCCGTTGATGCACAACAACCGGCGCAAACTGGAACTTTTGACCCTGCTCCTGCTCTCCCTGCCGGGCACGCCGGTGCTCTATTATGGCGACGAGATCGGCATGGGCGACAATTTTTTCCTCGGCGATCGCAACGGGGTCCGGACGCCCATGCAGTGGACGCCGGACCGCAACGCCGGGTTCTCTACGGCCAATCCCCAGCAGTTGTATTTGCCGGTTATCCACGACCCCGAATACCATTTTCAGTCCATCAACGTCGAAAACCAGGAAAAAAACCCCTCCTCCCTGTTGTGGTGGATGCGGCGGGTCATCGCCATGCGGCGGCGTTTCCGGGCCTTTAGCCGTGGTGCAATCGATTTTCTCCTGCCGGACAATGAAAAGGTCCTGACCTTCATTCGCAGCTACGGCGAGGAGCACATCCTTGTCGTGGTCAACCTCTCCCGGTTTTCGCAATCGGTACGCCTGGACCTCTCGGAATACGCGGGCCGGGTGCCGGAAGAACTCTTCAGCGGCAACCGGTTCCCGGAGATCGGCGAGGACCCCTATCCATTGACCTTGGGATTCAACGACTATTTCTGGTTCGTGCTGCGCGAGCCGCAATCCCGACTGCAGACACCGCAGGGGCCGCCGCGCCTGGAGATGGACACCGACTGGAAGCACCTGCTGCACGGGACCTTCCGTGAGTATCTGGAGATGGAAGTGCTGCCGCGGTTTTTGCGTCAGAGCCGCTGGTTCGGTTCCAAGGCCAAAACCATGCGCCATCTGCAGGTCGTGGAAGACGTGAACATGGGCCACAACGGGGAGAAGACCCATCTGCTCGTTGTGCGGGTCGACTATACCGAAGGAGGGATGGAACACTATCTCCTGCCCTTGTCCTATACGGACCGGGCCGAGGCGGAATCCCTGCTGCAGGAACATCCCCAGGCGGTGATCGCCTATCTTGAGCTTCAGGACAGCAGCGGCGTCCTCTATGATGGGCTTTTCAGCGCCAGCTTCCGCACCGTGCTTTTGGAGATGATCCTCGGACAGCGCAAAAAGAGCGGTCCCGGCGGCGAGGTCCACGGTGTGCGGGGGCGTTGTCTGAAATCCCTGATCAAGGACGGCCACCATATCCCCGCTTCTCGAGTTTTGGCCGCGGAGCAGAGCAACAGTTCCATCCTCTATGGCCAGTCGGTGATCCTCAAGTTGTACCGCCGTCTGGAGCAGGGCACGAATCCGGACGCGGAGATCACTCGTCATCTTGGCCGGTTGCGTCACGGGCCCAAGGTTCCCGGCTTCGCGGGCCTGCTCGAATACCGCCGGGAGGACCAGGAACCTGTGACCCTTGGCCTGGCCCAGCAGTATGTGCCGAGCCGCGGCGATGCCTGGACCTTTGTCCTATCGGAGTTGGACAGTTTTTGGGATCGCGTGGCGCGTGATGAAACGCGCTGGCAGGGCCCGGAACCCGGCTGGCTTCCCCGGGCCGGCAATGCCGCGATGCCGGAGGAACTGCTGGATCGGGTCGGCCAGGAGTTTTTGGACAAGATCGAGCTCCTGGGGCGGCGGACCGGAGAACTCCACCGGGCGCTGACCGATTCGGACCCGGAATCTCCCTTCGCCCCCGAACCGTTTTCCAAGCTTTATCAGCGCTCGCTGTACCAGTCGGTGCGCTATCAGGTCCGTAAAACGCTGCACAGTGTGCGTCGCCATCTGGACGAGCTTCCCGAGGCGATCCGTCCACAGGCAGAGGCCTTGCTGGTCAATGAGCATCTGGTGCTCGAACGCCTGGGCGGACTGACCGCCCATCGGGTCGAGGCCCAGAAGATTCGCATCCACGGCGATTACCACCTCGGTCAGGTGCTTTACACCGGCGAGGATTTCTGGATTATAGACTTTGAGGGAGAGCCAGCCAGGCCGCTGAGCGAACGGCGGTTGAAGCGGTCTCCACTGCGGGATGTGGCCGGGATGCTGCGCTCTTTCGACTACGCGGTGCACACCTCGCTCTCGCGGCAAGAGAGCGGGGTGACCTCAGCAGTCGGCAGGAGTTGGACCGCCCCCTGGTACGCCGCGGTCTGCCGGACGTATCTGCGCGGGTATCTCGACCAGGTTGAAGACGCCGCTTTCGTCCCCAGGGATCCGGAGGACATCTGGCGTCTGCTCGAAGGATTTTTGATTGAGAAGGCGGTCTACGAAGTCGGCTATGAAGCCAACAACCGTCCCCACTGGATTTGGCTCCCTCTCGGCGGCCTGTTGCGCCTGCTGGGCAAGGAGCCCGATGTGGACAGTTAA
- the glgB gene encoding 1,4-alpha-glucan branching protein GlgB, protein MTRMRYDHTLLTDMDIYLFKQGRHYKLYDKLGAHPMQLDGQDGVQFGVWAPNATAVAVMGDFNDWQTASHPLQVRGDGSGIWEGFVPGLGQGELYKYAIIGQDGQMFSKTDPFAFFWETAPQTASVVWDLDYRWQDETWMEQRHERNHLNAPMSVYEVHPGSWRQRDGRFLSYRELAEELATYVQECGFTHVEFMPVMEHPFYGSWGYQTLGFFAPSSRYGTPQDFMYLMEYLHQEGIGVILDWVPSHFPQDAHGLVYFDGTHLFEHADPKLGFHPEWKSAIFNYARYEVQSFLISSANFWIDRYHADGLRVDGVASMLYLDYAREDGEWIPNEYGGRENLGAIDFLRNLNSALYGEHPDIITAAEESTDWPMVTRPVHVGGLGFGLKWNMGWMHDTLDFLANDPVYRKYHHNQLTFSIMYAFSENFILPLSHDEVVYGKGSLINKMPGDDWQKRANLRLMLGYMYTHPGKKLLFMGGEIGQWNEWNHDTELDWWLLDNPDHQGLRRWVGDLNRVYRDYPALSDLDFQSGGFAWIDCSDWEQSVISYLRWDASGQRPLLVVANFTPMPRANYRIGVPFAGLWHELLNSDAPLYGGSGQGNMGGVTSVPVPAHGFYDSLTLTLPPLAVEVFTPEGA, encoded by the coding sequence ATGACACGCATGCGCTACGACCACACCCTGCTGACTGATATGGATATTTATCTTTTTAAACAGGGGCGGCATTACAAGCTTTATGACAAACTCGGCGCACACCCGATGCAACTCGACGGCCAGGACGGGGTGCAATTTGGGGTCTGGGCGCCCAACGCCACCGCTGTGGCGGTCATGGGGGACTTCAACGACTGGCAGACCGCGAGCCACCCGCTCCAGGTCCGCGGCGACGGTTCTGGCATCTGGGAGGGGTTTGTCCCCGGTCTCGGGCAGGGGGAATTGTATAAATACGCGATTATCGGTCAGGACGGACAGATGTTCTCCAAGACCGACCCCTTCGCTTTTTTCTGGGAGACCGCACCCCAGACGGCTTCTGTGGTCTGGGATCTCGACTACCGTTGGCAGGACGAGACCTGGATGGAACAGCGACACGAGAGGAACCATCTCAACGCGCCCATGTCGGTCTACGAGGTCCATCCCGGTTCCTGGCGCCAACGCGACGGTCGTTTCCTCAGTTACCGCGAATTGGCCGAAGAACTCGCGACGTACGTTCAGGAATGCGGTTTTACCCATGTCGAATTCATGCCGGTCATGGAGCATCCTTTCTACGGGTCCTGGGGCTATCAGACCTTGGGCTTTTTTGCGCCTTCAAGCCGCTATGGCACACCGCAGGATTTCATGTATCTCATGGAGTATCTGCACCAGGAGGGCATCGGGGTCATCCTGGACTGGGTCCCTTCGCATTTTCCGCAGGACGCTCACGGGCTGGTCTATTTCGACGGCACGCACTTGTTTGAGCATGCCGATCCGAAGCTCGGTTTCCACCCGGAGTGGAAAAGCGCTATTTTCAATTACGCCCGCTATGAGGTGCAGTCGTTTCTGATTTCTAGCGCGAATTTCTGGATTGACCGCTACCACGCTGACGGCCTCCGGGTCGATGGCGTGGCTTCCATGCTCTATCTGGATTACGCCCGGGAGGACGGCGAATGGATCCCCAATGAATACGGCGGCCGGGAAAACCTCGGGGCCATCGATTTTCTGCGCAATCTCAATTCGGCGCTTTACGGCGAGCATCCGGACATCATCACCGCCGCCGAGGAGTCCACGGACTGGCCGATGGTGACCCGGCCGGTCCATGTCGGCGGACTCGGCTTTGGCCTGAAATGGAACATGGGCTGGATGCACGACACCCTCGACTTCCTCGCCAACGACCCGGTGTATCGCAAATACCACCACAACCAGCTCACCTTCAGCATCATGTATGCTTTTTCCGAGAATTTTATTCTGCCTCTGTCCCACGACGAGGTGGTCTACGGCAAAGGTTCCCTGATCAATAAGATGCCCGGGGACGACTGGCAAAAACGGGCCAATCTCCGCCTTATGCTCGGGTATATGTACACCCATCCCGGGAAAAAGCTGCTCTTTATGGGCGGCGAAATCGGGCAGTGGAACGAGTGGAATCACGACACGGAGCTCGACTGGTGGCTGTTGGATAATCCCGATCACCAGGGACTGCGCCGCTGGGTCGGTGATCTCAACAGGGTCTACCGCGACTACCCGGCGTTGTCTGATCTGGATTTCCAGTCCGGGGGCTTTGCCTGGATCGATTGCTCGGACTGGGAACAGTCGGTGATCAGCTATCTGCGCTGGGATGCCAGCGGCCAACGGCCACTTCTCGTCGTGGCCAACTTCACGCCAATGCCGCGCGCCAACTATCGCATCGGGGTCCCGTTCGCCGGCTTGTGGCATGAGCTGCTCAACAGCGACGCCCCCCTGTATGGCGGTTCCGGTCAGGGGAATATGGGCGGTGTGACTTCGGTGCCTGTTCCGGCTCACGGCTTTTATGATTCCTTGACGTTGACCTTGCCGCCCCTGGCGGTGGAGGTCTTTACTCCGGAGGGAGCATGA